The following proteins are encoded in a genomic region of Acidobacteriota bacterium:
- a CDS encoding shikimate kinase, which translates to MAIIDRDRRRRIYLVGFMGAGKTSVGECLARELRFRFVDLDREIEREAGRTIAELFRDDGEEVFRRLEARALRLVDAPGVVVGTGGGTLTLWENRDFIHRTGISIWLDAPLDVMLERCRASEHRPLLSDRPRMEALLADRLPAYRAADLRVDASADLPDALAARIVSTLAGLR; encoded by the coding sequence GTGGCCATCATCGATCGCGACAGGCGCCGGCGGATCTACCTCGTGGGATTCATGGGGGCCGGGAAGACGTCGGTCGGCGAGTGCCTCGCGCGCGAGCTCCGCTTCCGGTTCGTCGATCTCGATCGCGAGATAGAGCGCGAGGCCGGGCGCACGATCGCCGAGCTCTTTCGGGACGACGGCGAGGAGGTCTTCCGCCGCCTCGAGGCGCGGGCGCTGCGCCTCGTCGACGCGCCGGGCGTCGTCGTCGGGACGGGGGGCGGGACGCTCACCCTCTGGGAGAACCGGGACTTCATCCACCGGACCGGCATCTCGATCTGGCTGGACGCGCCGCTCGACGTGATGCTCGAGCGGTGCCGCGCCTCCGAGCACCGGCCGCTCCTCTCGGACCGCCCGCGCATGGAGGCCCTTCTCGCCGATCGGCTTCCCGCCTACCGGGCCGCGGACCTGAGGGTCGACGCCTCGGCGGACCTGCCCGACGCCCTGGCGGCGCGGATCGTCTCGACCCTCGCGGGTCTCAGATGA
- a CDS encoding metallophosphoesterase family protein codes for MRYLILSDLHANLEAFTAVLADAAVRRYDRVLCLGDIVGYGGNPNEVIDLLRAQEPAAVIRGNHDKVACGIEDGEHFNDIARAAAVWTRDALSEENRAYLRDLPCGPVDAGGFVISHGNPADEDGYLLSEVDALMTFESVAFSLAFFGHTHFACCFATSGERSRLEMLGEDHELRLDPDWRYLINPGSIGQPRDHNPRAAYAIYDRELGLVTAHRVRYDVAMAQKKITDAGLPYPLAYRLEFGV; via the coding sequence ATGCGATACCTGATCCTGAGCGATCTCCACGCCAACCTCGAGGCCTTCACGGCCGTGCTCGCCGATGCCGCGGTGCGCCGGTACGACCGCGTCCTCTGCCTGGGCGACATCGTCGGGTACGGCGGGAATCCCAACGAGGTCATCGACCTGCTCAGGGCCCAGGAGCCGGCCGCCGTGATCCGGGGGAACCACGACAAGGTCGCCTGCGGCATCGAGGACGGTGAGCACTTCAACGACATCGCCCGCGCCGCCGCCGTGTGGACGCGCGACGCGCTGTCGGAGGAGAACCGCGCCTACCTCAGGGATCTCCCGTGCGGGCCCGTCGACGCCGGAGGCTTCGTCATCTCGCACGGGAATCCGGCGGACGAGGACGGCTATCTCCTGAGCGAGGTCGACGCCCTCATGACGTTCGAGTCGGTCGCGTTCTCCCTCGCGTTCTTCGGGCACACGCACTTCGCCTGCTGCTTCGCGACGTCGGGAGAGAGGTCGCGCCTCGAGATGCTCGGGGAGGACCACGAGCTGCGCCTCGACCCGGACTGGCGGTACCTGATCAATCCCGGGTCGATCGGGCAGCCCCGCGATCACAACCCGCGCGCCGCCTACGCCATCTACGACCGCGAGCTCGGCCTCGTGACCGCGCATCGCGTCCGGTACGACGTCGCCATGGCCCAGAAGAAGATCACCGACGCCGGCTTGCCGTACCCCCTCGCCTACCGCCTCGAGTTCGGAGTGTAG
- the thiE gene encoding thiamine phosphate synthase, which translates to MPLTLPALYPITDRALAGGLSHAEIARRLADGGATIVQVREKSMPDRLLAEAVRECLLVRGLSVIVNDRADVASVTGAAGAHLGEDDLPAGAARELLGPAAILGVSTHSVEVAIAACDLPVDYVALGPVFETPNASVRRPPLGLAAVAAAAARARLPLVAIGGITLRNAPGVLAAGAASVAVISDLMRAEDIAARTRAYLALAPKPR; encoded by the coding sequence ATCCCCCTGACGCTTCCCGCGCTCTATCCGATCACCGACCGCGCCCTCGCGGGCGGACTCTCCCACGCTGAGATCGCCAGGCGTCTCGCGGACGGCGGCGCGACGATCGTCCAGGTGCGGGAGAAATCGATGCCCGACCGCCTTCTCGCCGAGGCGGTCCGGGAGTGCCTTCTCGTGCGGGGTCTCTCGGTCATCGTGAACGATCGGGCCGACGTCGCGAGCGTGACCGGCGCGGCCGGAGCGCACCTCGGCGAGGACGATCTTCCGGCCGGCGCCGCCCGCGAGCTCCTCGGCCCCGCCGCCATCCTCGGCGTCTCGACCCACTCGGTCGAGGTCGCGATCGCGGCGTGCGATCTCCCGGTCGACTACGTGGCCCTCGGGCCCGTCTTCGAGACCCCCAACGCCTCCGTCCGCCGGCCGCCCCTCGGCCTGGCCGCGGTCGCCGCGGCGGCCGCGAGGGCGCGCCTTCCGCTCGTCGCCATCGGAGGGATCACCCTCCGAAACGCGCCCGGGGTCCTCGCGGCGGGAGCCGCGTCCGTCGCCGTCATCTCCGACCTCATGCGGGCGGAGGACATCGCGGCCCGGACGCGCGCGTACCTCGCGCTCGCCCCGAAACCTCGTTGA